In Xanthocytophaga agilis, a genomic segment contains:
- a CDS encoding VWA domain-containing protein encodes MDRFQITTSASPWFIVVCLAVGAIYAFILYQKKPIWGVQLNWALAVCRFVVVSILCFLLMGPLVRQFMHIYEKPAVVIAVDNSESIKLTGDSTILNQQLQQIKDLAGQLQKSNVDVEVQMLDKNAEVTTLNSGLFTQAATNLSQLLNTVQSNYENRNLAGVVLFTDGIYNQGISPEYQSYNFPIYPIAVGDTVPRRDVNLKVLYFNKITYLGNKFPIVAEIHSNGYAGKVVNVNLKQNNKTLATKTVSFTKEKDIQEITFYTEANVKGIQHFVVEIAPLQGEFTLQNNARDAYIEVIDGKEKILLVAATPHPDIKAIKSALEKNDNYDLDIVIAGQGSPKEPRYDVVILHQIPDNLGAGINIVKKFLDQKVPVWYILGSQVNIQQFNNMNNTVKVVARSFQTDQVFPSFNNNFSIFKFEESNAAVLQKMPPVTVPFGDFHLMPNSDVILYQRVGSVVTNKPLWIVNTNSTQKTAVMLGEGLWEWRMEEYNLTENQVSVDELIGKTVQYLSSKDDKRKLRVYPITDEFLDTDPVVFEAEVYNDIYEQIYGQKIDLQLTNGEDKVSSYSFTTAEGNSRFELSSLPKGVYRYKASTVLKGRSEQVSGEFVVKDQQLEALNTTADHGLLHKLAAQTNGRFYQANQINQLIQQLTATPPPERVQSREETLEMINLKWLFFVLVLLAAIEWGTRKYMGAY; translated from the coding sequence TTGGATCGTTTTCAGATTACAACTTCCGCATCTCCCTGGTTTATAGTAGTATGTCTGGCTGTAGGTGCTATCTATGCATTTATTTTATATCAGAAAAAACCTATCTGGGGAGTACAACTAAACTGGGCATTGGCTGTTTGTCGCTTTGTCGTAGTAAGTATATTGTGTTTTTTACTAATGGGTCCTCTGGTTCGGCAGTTCATGCATATATATGAAAAACCAGCTGTTGTAATTGCCGTAGACAACTCCGAATCAATTAAGCTTACAGGAGATAGTACTATTTTGAATCAGCAGTTACAACAAATCAAAGACTTGGCTGGACAGCTTCAAAAGAGTAATGTAGATGTTGAAGTTCAGATGCTGGATAAAAATGCAGAAGTTACTACTTTAAATAGTGGACTGTTTACGCAAGCCGCAACTAATCTGAGCCAGTTACTCAATACCGTTCAGAGTAATTATGAAAACCGTAACCTTGCCGGTGTTGTCCTTTTTACAGATGGTATTTATAATCAGGGCATTTCACCAGAGTACCAATCCTACAATTTCCCTATCTATCCCATTGCAGTTGGAGACACAGTTCCTCGCAGAGATGTGAATCTTAAAGTGTTGTATTTTAATAAAATTACCTATCTGGGAAACAAATTTCCTATTGTTGCAGAGATTCATAGCAACGGATATGCTGGCAAAGTAGTAAATGTTAATTTGAAACAGAACAACAAAACCCTGGCTACCAAAACAGTTTCTTTTACAAAAGAAAAAGATATTCAGGAGATTACTTTCTATACTGAAGCAAATGTAAAAGGTATTCAACACTTTGTTGTAGAGATAGCTCCTTTACAGGGAGAATTTACTTTACAGAATAACGCTAGGGATGCTTACATAGAAGTAATTGATGGAAAAGAGAAAATCCTGCTCGTTGCAGCAACTCCACATCCAGATATCAAAGCTATTAAATCTGCTCTGGAGAAAAATGACAATTATGATCTGGATATTGTTATTGCCGGGCAAGGCTCTCCAAAGGAGCCGCGTTATGATGTCGTGATTTTGCATCAGATACCAGATAATCTGGGTGCTGGAATAAACATTGTGAAAAAGTTTCTGGATCAGAAAGTTCCTGTGTGGTATATTCTAGGTAGTCAGGTTAATATTCAGCAGTTTAATAATATGAACAACACGGTTAAGGTTGTTGCCAGAAGTTTTCAGACTGACCAGGTGTTCCCTTCATTTAATAATAACTTCTCTATTTTCAAATTTGAAGAAAGTAACGCTGCTGTATTACAAAAAATGCCACCTGTTACGGTTCCTTTTGGTGATTTTCATCTCATGCCCAATTCAGATGTAATTCTCTACCAACGTGTAGGAAGTGTAGTGACCAATAAGCCTTTGTGGATAGTTAATACTAACTCAACTCAAAAAACAGCAGTCATGCTGGGAGAAGGATTATGGGAATGGCGTATGGAAGAGTATAATCTTACAGAAAATCAAGTTTCTGTCGATGAATTGATTGGGAAAACCGTACAATATCTTTCTTCAAAAGACGACAAACGTAAATTACGTGTATATCCAATTACAGATGAGTTCCTAGATACAGATCCTGTTGTTTTTGAAGCAGAGGTTTACAATGATATTTATGAGCAGATCTATGGCCAGAAAATAGATCTGCAGCTTACAAATGGTGAAGATAAAGTTTCATCCTATTCTTTTACTACTGCAGAAGGAAATTCCCGGTTTGAATTAAGTAGTTTGCCCAAAGGTGTGTACCGATACAAAGCTTCTACTGTTCTGAAAGGTAGAAGCGAGCAGGTAAGTGGTGAATTTGTTGTAAAGGATCAGCAACTGGAAGCATTAAATACCACTGCAGATCATGGCTTATTGCATAAGCTGGCAGCACAGACCAATGGTCGGTTTTATCAGGCCAATCAGATTAATCAACTGATACAACAGCTTACTGCTACCCCTCCACCAGAACGTGTTCAAAGTAGAGAGGAGACATTGGAAATGATTAATCTGAAATGGTTATTTTTTGTATTGGTGTTATTGGCTGCTATCGAATGGGGAACCCGTAAATATATGGGAGCCTATTAA
- a CDS encoding (Fe-S)-binding protein, giving the protein MFMIEQIIFIICLASVGYIAYKRIRRIIQNIRLGKDEVIKDNPSQRWQNTLLIAFGQKKMFDRPLVGLMHFVIYVGFLIINIEVLEIIIDGIAGTHRLFAPILGGFYTFLINFFEFLAVGVIVVCAIFLIRRNILRVKRLHARELTKWPLTDANLILTFEILLMLAFLTWNASDTVLRERGVEHYNIAGIGSFWFSGILSSLFEGWDTTALVVYERFAWWFHILGILGFGIYVTYSKHLHIAMAFPNTYFARLLPKGEMRNMPVVTKEVRLMLGLPETTNGNSDTSVSTESADATPGRFGAKDINDLSWKNLMDAYSCTECGRCTSECPANITGKLLSPRKIMMDTRDRMEEVGQQIESGKEAFTDGKSLLDNYITREELLACTTCNACVEVCPVSISPLDIILELRRYMIMEESSAPGSWNAMFSNEENNMAPWKFSPSDRFNWADQLKSGQ; this is encoded by the coding sequence ATTTTTATGATCGAACAGATTATTTTCATCATATGCCTGGCATCTGTAGGATACATTGCCTACAAACGCATCAGAAGGATTATCCAGAACATTCGATTGGGTAAAGATGAAGTCATCAAAGACAATCCATCTCAACGCTGGCAAAATACACTTCTTATTGCCTTTGGTCAAAAGAAAATGTTTGACCGCCCACTAGTAGGATTAATGCACTTTGTGATTTATGTAGGATTTCTAATCATTAATATTGAAGTACTGGAAATAATCATAGATGGTATTGCAGGCACACACAGGCTTTTCGCACCTATCCTGGGAGGATTTTATACATTTCTGATTAACTTCTTTGAGTTCTTAGCGGTGGGAGTAATTGTAGTCTGTGCTATTTTTCTGATAAGACGGAATATACTACGTGTCAAACGTCTTCATGCACGGGAACTAACCAAATGGCCTCTTACAGATGCCAATCTGATTCTGACATTTGAAATTCTGCTTATGCTGGCATTTCTCACCTGGAATGCATCAGATACAGTATTACGTGAAAGAGGAGTAGAACATTACAATATTGCAGGGATAGGTTCTTTCTGGTTTAGTGGCATTCTATCCAGCCTTTTTGAAGGTTGGGATACAACAGCGTTAGTCGTGTATGAACGATTTGCCTGGTGGTTCCATATTCTGGGTATTCTGGGTTTTGGTATTTATGTTACCTATTCCAAGCATCTACATATTGCAATGGCATTTCCCAACACCTATTTTGCCCGCCTCCTTCCCAAAGGAGAAATGCGCAACATGCCTGTTGTAACCAAAGAAGTTCGTCTGATGCTGGGCTTACCAGAAACAACCAATGGTAACAGTGACACCTCGGTAAGTACAGAATCTGCCGATGCAACTCCTGGTCGCTTTGGAGCCAAAGACATCAATGATCTTTCATGGAAAAATCTGATGGATGCGTATAGTTGCACAGAATGTGGCCGCTGTACTTCCGAATGTCCAGCTAATATTACGGGCAAGCTTTTGTCCCCACGTAAAATCATGATGGATACCCGGGATCGTATGGAAGAGGTTGGACAACAAATAGAATCTGGTAAAGAGGCTTTTACAGATGGGAAATCTTTGCTGGATAACTACATAACACGTGAAGAACTTCTAGCCTGTACTACCTGTAATGCTTGTGTAGAAGTCTGTCCGGTAAGTATTAGTCCACTAGATATCATCCTTGAGTTACGTCGCTATATGATTATGGAAGAGTCTTCTGCTCCAGGTTCATGGAATGCTATGTTTTCAAATGAAGAAAATAATATGGCTCCCTGGAAATTCTCTCCATCAGATAGATTTAATTGGGCAGACCAACTCAAATCCGGTCAATAA
- a CDS encoding (Fe-S)-binding protein: MSETINFQVPTMAELMARGEEPEVLFWVGCAGSFDDRYKKVTIAFTKILNKLGIRFAVLGTEESCTGDPARRAGNEFLFQMLAIQNIEVLNGYNIKKIVTACPHCFNTLKNDYPALGGNYEVLHHSQFLQQLINEGKIKLQGGGEFKGKRITYHDSCYLGRANDVYEAPREVLQALDAELVEMKRSRRHGLCCGAGGGQMFKEAEPGNKEVNIERIEEALNTNPNVVAVACPFCMTMLADGIKNKEKETEVKVYDLAELIDRSL, translated from the coding sequence ATGAGTGAAACCATAAATTTTCAAGTTCCTACCATGGCTGAGTTGATGGCCCGCGGAGAAGAACCCGAAGTTCTTTTCTGGGTAGGTTGTGCCGGTTCTTTTGATGATCGATACAAAAAAGTAACTATTGCCTTTACCAAAATCTTAAATAAACTAGGTATCCGTTTTGCGGTACTTGGTACAGAAGAAAGTTGTACAGGAGATCCTGCACGTCGGGCAGGGAATGAATTCCTCTTCCAGATGCTGGCCATACAAAATATAGAAGTCTTGAATGGTTATAATATTAAGAAAATCGTAACAGCATGTCCCCACTGTTTCAATACTTTGAAAAATGATTACCCTGCTTTAGGGGGAAATTATGAAGTACTTCATCATTCCCAGTTTTTACAACAATTAATCAATGAAGGTAAAATAAAATTACAGGGAGGTGGGGAATTCAAAGGCAAACGTATTACCTACCACGATTCCTGCTATCTGGGTCGTGCCAACGATGTATATGAAGCTCCACGAGAAGTATTGCAGGCATTAGATGCAGAACTTGTGGAAATGAAACGCAGCCGTCGACATGGCTTGTGTTGTGGTGCAGGTGGTGGTCAGATGTTTAAAGAAGCAGAACCTGGCAACAAGGAAGTCAATATTGAACGTATTGAAGAAGCACTAAACACCAATCCGAATGTTGTAGCTGTTGCCTGCCCATTTTGTATGACGATGCTGGCAGATGGAATTAAAAACAAAGAGAAGGAAACTGAAGTTAAAGTATATGATCTGGCAGAACTAATTGATAGGTCATTATAA
- a CDS encoding type II CAAX endopeptidase family protein: MTNSSLLQRWTIFNKPAPLMAFFKVFLYWIVVELILLGSGFLASLFPLPISRYGFGLFGCLGSTLITLWFIRKDNQSFQSMGFQYQSGTIPRFLLGFFLGLLVMPVVIAIVLLTEPVQLISVDTANMELFIVSAISLIPMVFAEEVVFRLYSLKTLQPYFGIWTTQLIIAFVFGLYHLLYGWSIVDAMVGTSLWSLVFGLSAVLSRGIAVSTGIHFAVNIGQILVGKKQSLWTLKPIHSATTDWEKHVHSTASLIGYGIVVLWIIVLVVLILKKKRLKEIA; the protein is encoded by the coding sequence ATGACAAATTCATCTTTACTGCAACGCTGGACGATATTTAATAAGCCGGCTCCTCTGATGGCCTTTTTCAAGGTTTTTCTGTATTGGATAGTAGTTGAACTTATTTTATTAGGTAGTGGATTCCTTGCTTCTTTGTTTCCTCTACCTATAAGTCGTTATGGATTTGGTTTATTTGGATGTCTGGGAAGTACACTGATTACGCTATGGTTTATAAGAAAAGATAATCAGTCATTTCAAAGTATGGGATTTCAGTATCAATCAGGTACTATTCCCCGATTTCTACTAGGTTTCTTTTTGGGGTTATTGGTGATGCCTGTGGTAATAGCGATTGTTTTGCTAACAGAACCTGTACAATTGATATCTGTAGATACAGCCAATATGGAATTGTTTATTGTGTCAGCAATAAGCCTTATACCTATGGTGTTTGCTGAAGAAGTTGTCTTTAGGTTGTATTCCCTAAAAACACTACAACCTTACTTTGGAATATGGACTACTCAATTGATCATCGCATTTGTTTTTGGTCTCTATCATTTGTTGTATGGATGGAGTATTGTGGATGCAATGGTGGGTACCTCACTTTGGTCATTGGTATTTGGTCTTTCAGCTGTACTGTCCCGGGGGATTGCTGTATCAACTGGGATTCATTTTGCAGTAAATATAGGGCAGATTTTAGTAGGGAAAAAGCAAAGTTTATGGACTTTGAAACCGATTCACTCTGCTACAACGGACTGGGAGAAACATGTGCATAGTACAGCTTCACTGATTGGTTATGGCATTGTAGTATTGTGGATCATAGTTTTGGTTGTATTGATTCTTAAAAAGAAGAGATTAAAAGAAATAGCTTAG
- a CDS encoding helix-turn-helix transcriptional regulator, with amino-acid sequence MDTTAKETIAQKVRDGRQAKGYTQQELSNLTGISLRSIQRIESADVLPRAYTVKVLSEQLNFIWDFAQAEEGSSQEFSHNPAKEPTFIALPTRLNYAQKIILTFSSGIILLLLAAAFLAQSARFPETEFELFLFIAGMLGIYTMVLLRIWK; translated from the coding sequence ATGGATACTACAGCCAAGGAAACAATCGCCCAAAAGGTAAGAGACGGACGTCAGGCAAAAGGCTATACCCAACAAGAACTTTCCAACCTTACAGGTATCAGTCTGCGGTCTATTCAGCGAATCGAAAGTGCGGATGTACTCCCCAGAGCCTATACAGTAAAAGTTCTTTCTGAACAATTAAACTTTATATGGGATTTTGCTCAAGCAGAAGAAGGGTCCTCTCAGGAATTTTCACATAATCCAGCAAAAGAGCCTACCTTCATAGCCTTACCAACAAGGCTCAATTATGCCCAGAAAATTATTTTGACCTTTAGCAGTGGTATTATTCTACTACTGTTGGCAGCAGCTTTCCTGGCACAATCTGCCCGATTTCCAGAAACAGAGTTTGAACTGTTCTTATTTATTGCAGGAATGTTAGGAATTTATACCATGGTACTTTTAAGAATATGGAAGTAA
- a CDS encoding flavin reductase family protein, translated as MHQICNPSILYFGTPVVLISTLNENNSYNLAPISSAFWLGWRCMIGISALSKTTENLLRTGECVLNLPSVNEVAAVNRLALTTGAKPVPEGKLAKGYRFEPDKFEIAGLSAVESEIVVAPRVLECPVQMEAQLVATHPIAEESSTQRGKIVSIELKVVRVYLEESIQMKDNPDRVDPDKWRPLIMSFQQFYGLGEQVHPSILAQVPEQLYQSSDWKAARELSVE; from the coding sequence ATGCATCAGATCTGTAATCCCTCTATTTTGTATTTTGGTACCCCGGTAGTTCTTATCAGTACGTTGAATGAAAACAATTCCTATAATCTGGCACCTATATCTTCAGCTTTTTGGTTAGGCTGGCGCTGTATGATTGGCATATCTGCTTTATCCAAAACCACTGAAAATCTTCTACGTACTGGAGAATGTGTTTTGAACCTACCTTCTGTGAATGAAGTTGCGGCTGTAAACCGTCTGGCTTTGACTACCGGGGCAAAGCCTGTTCCCGAAGGCAAACTAGCAAAAGGGTATCGGTTTGAACCTGATAAATTTGAAATTGCAGGACTTTCAGCTGTTGAGTCTGAGATTGTAGTCGCTCCAAGAGTATTGGAGTGTCCGGTACAAATGGAAGCGCAATTAGTAGCTACTCATCCCATTGCCGAAGAAAGCTCTACACAACGTGGAAAGATTGTAAGCATAGAGCTGAAAGTAGTTCGAGTATATCTGGAGGAGTCGATTCAGATGAAAGACAATCCTGATCGTGTTGACCCAGATAAATGGCGACCATTGATTATGAGTTTTCAGCAATTTTATGGATTAGGAGAACAGGTACATCCATCAATATTGGCTCAAGTTCCTGAACAACTTTATCAGAGTTCTGACTGGAAGGCAGCCCGAGAACTAAGTGTAGAATAA
- a CDS encoding OmpA family protein translates to MLRKSIPIFFVFGILLLASCNSASRLYKKGVQQMRAGKYQPAIDNFTKAKAKNASFKPLEINTSIASAYWYSNRIKEAEPFYKDAIAAGNRDDTVKYYYAYSLKANGKYKEAQAAFEDYMKTAKSLRLRALAKKEIESLPEIEKTASQKTFYEIQNVQALNTTASEFSPVLQGENIIFTASRKEKAYEANGLGMVGLYKSKLADSTSLQKPELFSDKIYDANVNEGTPTFSKDGKMMIFARGNLGGRTRGRKDMDLYISYFRDNQWTNPELMPISDPNGWDAQPTLSTDGKTLYFASNRSGGLGGVDLWRATADASGRFGKPTNMGTKINTPGNDMFPYVSDDGKLYFSSDGHPGLGRLDMFVAIRKSGEITLSNMGVPMNSTGDDFGIIFKTPTTGYFSSNREGGKGDDDIYYFEDKNPGYKIVNYFLAGTTITKGPTGDVVLGNTKIQFMEGDKQIGEMTTKDDGTFKFPVQEGKNYMIIAAKPDYLTNREPFSMSGRTIPQEMLIKPVTDTTFYVKVPLNREEKGVTLVLNIYYDLDKDAIRPDAAIELDKVVQFLNDNPRISVELGSHTDARASDDYNLALSQRRANSAVQYLISKGINVNRIVAKGYGETALLIKEAETEEEHQQNRRTEIRVTGVNK, encoded by the coding sequence ATGCTACGCAAATCTATACCTATATTTTTTGTCTTTGGAATACTGTTACTGGCCAGTTGTAATTCAGCGTCCCGACTCTACAAAAAAGGAGTACAACAGATGAGAGCCGGCAAATATCAACCTGCCATTGACAACTTCACAAAAGCCAAAGCGAAAAATGCTTCATTCAAACCACTGGAAATAAATACTTCCATTGCTTCTGCGTATTGGTATTCCAACAGAATCAAAGAAGCAGAACCTTTTTATAAGGATGCTATCGCTGCTGGCAATAGGGACGATACTGTTAAGTATTATTATGCCTATTCGTTGAAGGCAAATGGAAAATACAAAGAAGCTCAGGCTGCTTTCGAAGATTATATGAAAACAGCTAAAAGTTTGAGACTTCGTGCATTAGCCAAAAAAGAAATTGAAAGTCTTCCTGAGATAGAAAAAACAGCTTCACAAAAAACATTCTATGAAATTCAGAATGTACAAGCGTTAAATACCACTGCTTCGGAATTCTCACCTGTATTACAAGGAGAAAATATCATTTTCACAGCATCCCGTAAGGAAAAGGCCTATGAAGCCAATGGACTGGGTATGGTTGGTCTGTATAAATCCAAGTTAGCAGATTCCACTTCACTACAAAAACCAGAGTTATTTAGCGATAAAATTTACGATGCCAATGTAAACGAAGGTACACCAACCTTCTCCAAAGATGGCAAAATGATGATCTTCGCCAGAGGCAATCTGGGTGGACGTACTCGTGGACGTAAAGACATGGATTTATACATCTCCTACTTCCGCGATAACCAGTGGACTAATCCAGAACTTATGCCAATAAGTGATCCCAATGGATGGGATGCGCAGCCAACTCTATCTACAGATGGCAAAACATTATACTTTGCATCTAATCGTAGTGGAGGTTTAGGTGGTGTTGATCTGTGGCGGGCAACAGCCGATGCCAGTGGACGCTTCGGTAAGCCAACCAATATGGGTACCAAAATCAATACCCCAGGCAACGATATGTTTCCATATGTATCAGATGATGGTAAATTATACTTTTCATCAGATGGGCACCCTGGCTTAGGTCGACTGGATATGTTTGTAGCCATTCGTAAATCTGGAGAGATCACCCTATCCAATATGGGTGTACCCATGAACTCTACCGGTGATGATTTTGGTATTATATTTAAAACTCCAACTACCGGGTACTTTTCCTCTAATCGTGAAGGTGGTAAAGGGGATGATGACATCTATTATTTTGAAGATAAAAATCCTGGTTACAAAATTGTTAATTACTTCTTAGCAGGTACTACAATCACTAAAGGACCAACGGGCGATGTAGTGTTAGGAAACACTAAGATTCAGTTCATGGAAGGAGATAAGCAGATTGGTGAGATGACCACTAAAGATGATGGAACATTTAAGTTTCCAGTACAGGAAGGTAAAAATTATATGATAATAGCAGCTAAGCCAGATTATCTAACCAATCGTGAACCATTCTCTATGTCAGGTCGTACCATTCCTCAGGAGATGCTGATAAAACCTGTTACAGATACTACTTTCTATGTAAAAGTGCCTCTTAATCGTGAAGAAAAAGGAGTTACACTGGTATTGAATATCTATTATGATCTGGATAAAGATGCGATTCGTCCAGATGCAGCAATTGAATTGGACAAAGTCGTGCAGTTCCTTAATGACAACCCTCGCATCTCTGTAGAACTAGGTTCACATACCGATGCCCGTGCATCAGATGATTATAACCTGGCACTTTCACAACGTCGTGCAAACTCAGCTGTGCAATATCTGATCTCCAAAGGAATTAATGTTAATAGGATTGTAGCTAAAGGATATGGAGAAACAGCACTTTTAATTAAGGAAGCAGAAACAGAAGAAGAACATCAGCAAAACCGTCGTACAGAGATTCGCGTTACAGGCGTTAATAAATAA
- the hemN gene encoding oxygen-independent coproporphyrinogen III oxidase, with amino-acid sequence MISSDIRSLIQKYDIPCPRYTSYPTVPYWKDTPSNIDWEDSVRQAFDRSYSKGISLYIHLPYCEKLCTYCGCNKRITANHAVEKPYIDTLLKEWQLYHTLFGRQPIVSEIHLGGGTPTFFSASHLQYLIENILSTSYIPSHPEFSLEVHPNYTKKEQLQTLYHLGFCRLSVGVQDFDEKVQYIINRPQTFEQTKRVFEDARQIGYTAINADIIYGLPLQTADSIRMTIDRVQKLRPERIAFYSYAHVPWKSPAQRRYTEADLPQSDQKRALYELGRELLLQAGYHEIGMDHFALPVDELYKAHQKGTLHRNFMGYTTQSTELLVGLGASSISDTWTAFAQNSKEVEDYMHEVEQGRLPISKGHMLTDEDLAVRKHILNLMCKHNTSWIEETPPYMKDALIRLKVLEEDGLVELNSHHIQVTQTGKLFIRNIAMHLDEHYWQSQSTQQVFSKSI; translated from the coding sequence ATGATTAGCTCTGACATTCGTTCTCTCATTCAAAAATACGACATTCCTTGTCCGCGATATACTAGCTATCCCACTGTACCTTACTGGAAAGATACACCTTCCAATATAGATTGGGAAGATTCAGTAAGACAGGCGTTTGATCGTAGCTATTCCAAAGGTATCAGTCTTTACATTCATCTCCCCTATTGTGAGAAGCTATGTACGTATTGTGGATGCAACAAACGTATCACAGCCAATCATGCGGTCGAAAAACCATATATCGATACATTACTAAAAGAATGGCAACTATACCATACGTTATTTGGCAGACAACCTATAGTAAGTGAAATACATCTAGGTGGAGGCACTCCAACATTTTTCTCCGCATCTCATCTGCAATACCTAATCGAAAATATACTAAGTACTTCCTATATCCCTTCCCATCCTGAATTTAGTCTGGAAGTACATCCCAATTACACAAAGAAAGAACAACTACAAACTCTTTATCACTTAGGATTTTGCCGATTGAGTGTAGGAGTCCAGGACTTTGATGAAAAAGTACAGTATATCATCAATCGTCCACAGACGTTTGAGCAAACGAAACGTGTATTTGAAGATGCCAGACAAATAGGATATACAGCAATTAATGCAGATATTATTTATGGACTTCCTCTTCAAACAGCAGACAGTATCCGTATGACAATTGATCGGGTACAGAAATTACGTCCGGAACGTATCGCATTTTACAGTTATGCGCATGTACCCTGGAAAAGTCCGGCACAACGTCGTTATACAGAAGCAGATCTACCTCAGTCTGATCAAAAACGAGCTTTGTATGAATTAGGCAGAGAATTGTTACTACAAGCAGGTTATCACGAAATTGGAATGGACCATTTTGCTCTTCCGGTTGATGAATTATACAAAGCACATCAGAAAGGAACTCTGCATCGAAATTTTATGGGTTACACAACTCAGTCTACTGAATTGCTTGTAGGATTGGGAGCTTCCAGCATTTCTGACACATGGACTGCATTTGCCCAAAACAGCAAAGAGGTAGAGGACTATATGCATGAAGTAGAACAAGGCCGTTTGCCTATATCCAAAGGTCATATGCTTACAGATGAAGATCTGGCAGTCCGAAAACACATTCTAAACCTAATGTGCAAACATAACACATCCTGGATAGAAGAGACCCCTCCCTATATGAAAGATGCACTCATACGACTCAAAGTATTGGAAGAGGATGGACTAGTAGAACTCAATTCTCATCATATACAGGTCACTCAAACAGGTAAGCTATTTATACGCAATATTGCCATGCATTTGGATGAACATTACTGGCAAAGTCAATCTACCCAACAAGTATTTAGTAAATCTATTTAA
- a CDS encoding DNA starvation/stationary phase protection protein, translating into MEATIGIKADYQAEVAHSLAKILADEYVLYTKTRKAHWCVTGPDFHSKHLFFETQYTQLDEIIDQVAERIRTLGHFPPATLKEFLQLTHLTEQSREKNDSLGYIRELLADHESILMHLRGNINSYANTLRDVGSSDYITGLLETHEKMAWMLRAHLE; encoded by the coding sequence ATGGAAGCAACAATTGGAATTAAAGCCGACTATCAGGCAGAAGTAGCTCATTCACTGGCAAAGATCCTGGCAGATGAATATGTATTGTACACCAAAACACGTAAAGCCCATTGGTGTGTTACAGGTCCTGACTTTCACAGCAAACACCTGTTCTTTGAGACTCAATACACACAACTGGACGAGATTATTGATCAGGTAGCAGAACGTATCCGGACTTTGGGGCATTTTCCACCTGCCACGTTAAAAGAATTTCTTCAGCTTACCCATCTAACAGAGCAGTCTCGTGAGAAAAATGATAGTCTTGGGTATATCCGGGAACTTCTGGCAGATCATGAAAGTATTCTTATGCATCTGAGAGGTAATATTAATAGTTATGCCAACACACTGCGTGATGTAGGTAGCAGTGATTACATTACAGGTCTATTAGAAACTCATGAGAAGATGGCCTGGATGCTCAGAGCTCATCTTGAGTAA